The genomic interval GAGGATGACAGTATAGCCCCTCCAAATCATAAAAAACGTCCAGAATTCCTTCTATACGGTATTTTTTTCTGGACATCTGTTTCTTTTACATTCGCAGGGCGAAAAAAAACCGCCCCGCGCGGAAAGCGCAGGACGGTTCGGTATTTCAGCGGTTTTCTCTTACGCCTTGAAGCCCGGAAGCTTCTTGAAATCAAGCGTGGCGAAATAATCGTCGATGATTTCCTTGCGGCGGATTTCGATGATCTTTCCGTCTTCGCGCAGGAGAAGTTCTCCGGCGCGGAGCTTCGCGTTGTAGTTGAACCCCATCGCCCGGCCGTGGGCTCCGGCGTCGTGGATCACGACGAAGTCGCCCTTCTCGATTTCCGGAAGCTCGCGCTGAACTGCGAATTTGTCGCAGTTTTCGCACAGGGATCCGACCACGTCGTAGGTTTTAGACGCGGGAGCGTCTTCCTTGCCGACGACCGAAACATGGTGATAGGCGCCGTACATTCCGGGCCGCATGAGGTCGGCCATGCTGGCGTCGACTCCGATGTACTCGCGGTAGATGTGCTTCTCGTGGATCGCCTTCGTCACCAGCCAGCCGTAGGGTCCGGTGAAGGGCCGGCCGCACTCGAAGCAGATCCGGACCGGATCAAGGCCTGCAGGCTTCATGACGGCGTCGTAGGCGGCCTTCATTTTATCGGCGACATAGTCGTAATCGATCGCCTTCTGCCCCGGCCGGTAGGGAATGCCGATGCCGCCGCCCATGTTGATGAACTCGACGGCAACGCCGGTTTTTTCCTTGATCTCGACGGCGAGCTCGAAGAGCATGCGGGCTGTCTCGACGAAATAGTCGGGATTGAGCTCGTTGGAGGCCACCATCGTGTGCAGTCCGAAGCGCTTCGCTCCCCGTTTGGCGGCTTCCGCGTACGCTTCGAGAATTTGGGGCCGGGTGAGGCCGTACTTTGCTTCCTCGGGCTTGCCGATGAGGGCGTTGCCGTCGCGGAGGGGGCCGGGATTGTAGCGGAAACAGATAAGCTCGGGCAAACCGCCCAAGGCCTTGTCCAGATAGTCGATATGGGTGATATCGTCCAGATTGATTATGGCGTTCATCAGATTCGCGTAGACGTATTCCGATTCGGGCGTCTCGTTCGAGGTGAACATCACCTGATCGCCGGTAAGGCCGGACTTCTGAGCCAGAATGAGTTCGGGCATGCTGGAGCAATCCGCGCCGAGTCCCTCGGCCGCGAGAATCTTCATGATGAAGGGATTGGGGCAGGCTTTTACCGCGAAGTACTCGCGGAAACCGGGGAAGCGGGAGCTGAATGCGTTCATAAAACGCCTGGCGTGCTCGCGGATTCCCTTCTCGTCGTAGAGATAGAAGGGAGTCGGGTACTGCGCGGTCAGCCCGCGGAGATCCTGCAGAGTCAGCGGGAAGGATTTTTCGCTCATGCGAGGTACCCCTTCGCCTTGAGGAGTTCGGCGTTCAGGATTCCGCCGCCGGCGGCTCCGCGCACGGTGTTGTGCGAAAGACCGACGAAGCGGATGTCGAACAGGGGGCATTCGCGGAGACGGCCGACGGAAACGGCCATGCCCTTGTCCTCGTCGCGGTCGCGCCTTGGCTGCGGGCGATTCGCTTCTGAGCGCACGATGATCGGCTGGCGGGGAGCGAAGGGAAGGTCCAGCTCCTGGGGCAGGGCGCGGAATTCGCGCCAGATTTTTTCAACCTCTGCAAGGGACGGCTTCTTGTCGCCGAATTCGAGGCTGATGCAGGCAGTGTGTCCGTTGATGACCGGCACGCGGTTGCAGTGGGCGGAAACCTTGAGGCCGCCGAAGTTGACGATCTTTCCGTTCTCGACCTTGCCGAGAATCTTGAGGGGTTCCTTCTCGCTCTTTTCCTCTTCGCCGCCGATGTAGGGAACCACGTTGTCGATCATGTCGAGGCTGGGCACGCCCGGATAACCGGCGCCGGAGACGGCCTGCATGGTGGTGACGAACATGCGCTTCACCTCGTAGCCGGCCTGCATGAGGGCCCAGATGGGGGTCATGTAGCTCTGGAGGGAGCAGTTCGGCTTGACGGCGACGAAGCCCTTGTCCCAGCCGTGGGTTTTGCGCTGGGCGTCGATGACGGAAATGTGGTCGGCGTTGATTTCGGGGATGAGCATGGGAACGTCCTCCGACCAGCGATGGGCGGAGGCGTTGGAGACGACCGGAATGCCGAGGGCCGCGTACGCATTTTCCAGGGCCTTGATTTCGTCCTTGCTGTCCAGCTCGAGGGCGCTGAATACGAAGCGGCAGCGGCCGAGAGCCTTCGAGGCGTCGTTCGCGTCTTCGATGATCAGGTCCGCGACTCCTTCGGGGATGTTCGCGCCGAGCAGCCACTTGCTCGCGACTACCTCGCGGTAGCTTTTTCCGGCAGAACGGGGGCTCGCCGCGATATACGAGACTTCGAACCAGGGATGGTTCTGCAGAAGATAGATATAATTCTGGCCGACGGCGCCGGTGGCGCCGAGTATTCCTACGGGTATCTTTTGACTCATGATAAAAAACTCCTGTACGATGCTGTTCGGTTCGGCTTTACAAGCCGCGTTATCAAAGAATTCCGGCGGCCTGGAAGGCGGCGCGGAGCTTGGGAGCGTTAGCCGGATCGAGCGGAGCCAGAGGCAGCCGGAGAGATCCCGCGGGCAGGCCCTTCATGTTCATGACCGCCTTGATGGGAACCGGATTGGTTTCCACGAAGGCAGCCTTGAAGGCCGGAAGCAGCTTGTAATGAAGCGTTCGGGCTTTTTCCATGTCTCCGTTCACCGCAGCCGTCGCGAGGGCGGTTACTTCCGCCGGAGCGATGTTGGACACGACCGAAATGACTCCGTCGCCGCCGAGGGCCGCGAGGGGGAGAGTCAGCGCGTCGTCGCCGGAAAGGACGCTAAAGCCGGGCTTTTTTCGGGCGATGGTTTCGATGACTTCCATCATCTGGTTGATGTCGCCCGAAGCTTCATTGACTCCCGCGATATTCGGAAGTTCGGCGATGCGGGCGAGCAGAGCGGTGGAAATATTCTTGCCGGTCCGTCCGGCGATGTTGTATACGATAATGGGAAGACCCACTTCCGCGCAGGCGGCGAAATGCAGGAAAATTCCCTCGTCGTTGGGCTTATTGTAGTAGGGAGTCACGACCAGAGCGTAGTCGGCTCCCTTCTGTTTGGCGCGTTTGACGTATTTGACCGCATCCCGGGTATTGTTGCTCCCGGCGCCCACGATGACGGGAACCTTTCCTTTGGCTTCCTCCATGGCAATGTCGATCAAGGTTTCTTCTTCGCTCTCGTCCAGGGTCGGGGTTTCGCCCGTGGTTCCCAGGGGAACGATTCCGGAAATACCGCTTTTGAGCTGGAACCGCACCAGATCGCGGAATCCCTCGAAGTCGACTGAGCCGTCTTCCTTCATCGGGGTGACCAGGGCGGTGAATGCTCCACGCAGTTTCATCATATCGCGTCTCCTTATGAGATACCCTCCAACGCGCCGGAGGAGACTATCTCTTGCAATTTTATACCAGTTTATTACATATTTATGCATAATGACAAGGGGCTGGATGTCCTTACGCGCGAAAGAATGCGCGCAATACACACGAATCGACAAAAGAGAGTATACTCGGTAGCCATGAAAAAGATGCTCAAAAACCCCGGAGAGCTGTTCAGAAAAATCTGGATTACCTCAGGCGCCTTCCTCGAGAACGATCTGTTTACCTACGCGGCCGCAGGAGCCTGCAATTTCATACTTTCGGCCCTGCCGATTCTGCTCATGACGCTTGCTGTCCTTTTGCGCGTGTTCCACGCTTCCCCGGAAGCCCTGCTCCAGCTGGTAGATTCAGTACTTCCCCAATTCCATGTCTTCGATTACGAGACTACGGTTTCATCCATATTATACGCGCGCACGACCAGTTGGGTGGAAATCATTCTGGGACTGACGATTTTCTGGATGGCCCGCCGGTTCTTCGCCTCTCTGCAGCGGGGCCTCGCGCAGATCTGGAGGAAGCGGGGCAAGGGACGGCCGATACGGGAAAACCTGCTGATCATCGCCGGAGAGGTGCTGCTCGTGGTATTGATTGTGAGCACGGCGATATCGGTCACCACCGCAAACGCGTTTTTCCGTTCTGCCCTCTCGCGCGAACTGATCAACCCCGCGGCCGCGAATTTCCTGTCGCGTCTGTTTCTCTACACTCCGCTGGGAGCGATTTTCCTCTTTCTCTTCCTGGTGTACGATCTGCTTCCGCGCGTGCGGCCGGCTCACCAGGACGCGGCTCTCGCGGCGGCGGCGTGCACCGCCTCGTTCTGGATCACGCAAACCCTGTATTCGCTGTTCATCGATATGACCCGATACAATCTGGTGTACGGCATCCTGAGCAACGCGATCGTGCTGGTGCTGGAGGTGTATACCTTCTTTTTGCTGTTTCTGTACTGGGCGCAGTTTCTGTACGCCAAGCAATTCTACGAAAGCTTTCTGGTTTCCCGGATCTGCCTGCTCCCTCCGGCTGACGAAACGAATCTGTTCCGCAGAATCGAGCGGAGGATCTTCCGGCGCCCGGAGCTTTTTTTCCGCAAATACGCCTGCGAATACCGGGCCGGGGACGCCGTCTATTCGAAAAACGACGAAAGCCAGGGACTCTTTTATATCTGGAAGGGTTCGATTTTGACGGAGACGAAAAACGAGATTTCACGACTCGGGGAAGGAAGCGTCTTCGGCGAAATAGAAAGCCTCTCCGGAGCCCTCAGGATATCTACCGTACGCGCCGAGACGGATTCGACGGTCCTGAAAATCCCGGAGGATATCTTCCTGGAAACCCTGGAAGTGGACGGAGAGCTTTCCCGCTGGGCCCTTTTTTCCATGACGGACTTTTTGCGTAAAAAACAGGGGAAAACTATTTCCATGCACCCGTGAATCGTGTTATCTCTGAAGGGCTTTGTTGTTTGATTGCAAAAGAGGTTAACTATGTGCGGAATTGTCGGATATATCGGTGACGAAGAAGCCACCCCGGTGTTGATTAACGCCCTTAAAAAACTTGAGTACCGCGGTTACGATTCTGCGGGAATAGCCGTTCTTGGAACCGAGAGCCTCATCGTTCGAAAAGCCAAGGGCGCATTGAAATTTCTTGAACAGAAAATAGCGACGGAGATTATCCAGGGATCCATGGGAATCGGGCATACCCGCTGGGCGACCCACGGAGAGCCGAGCGACATCAATTCGCATCCCCATACGGACGTATCAGGAAAAATAGCTGTCGTGCATAACGGAATCATCGAAAACCACGCGAAGCTTCGTTCCTGGCTCGAAGGCCACGGAGTCGTATTCCGCAGCCAGACGGATACGGAAGTAGTAGCCCACATGATAGACTTCCATTACAACGGAAACCTCCTTGAAGCCGTCCAGGAAACCCTGAAGCGTCTTGAAGGCTCGTACGCCCTCGCGGTGATTTGCGAAAGCGACCCGGACAGGATCATCGCCGTGAGAAAAGACTCGCCCCTCATCATCGGAGCCGGCGACGGAGAAAACCTCATCGCGAGCGACGTTCCGGCGATTCTGGAATACACCCGCGACGTATACTATCTCGACGACCGGGAGCTGGCGGTGCTCTACCGCGACCGGGTGGAGTTCTTCGACGAAGAGGGCAATCCGCGGAACAAGGAGCTGGTGCACGTAGAATGGGACGTGGCGGCGGCGGAAAAGGGCGGATACGAACACTTCATGCTCAAGGAGATCCACGAGCAGCCGAAGGCCCTCACCGACACCCTCCGCGCGCGCGTGAAAACATACTCGAACAAGACGATACACCTTGAAGAAATCGGATTCGACGCATCCTGGGCCGAGGCGAGCCGGGTGGTGATCACCGCCTGCGGCACCGCGTGGCACGCCGGAGTCGTAGGAAAGTACGCCTTCGAGCACTTCGCGCGCATCCCGACGGACGTAGACATCGCGAGCGAATACCGCTACCGCAAGCCCATCTTCAACCCGAAGGACATCTTCATCATCATCAGCCAGTCGGGAGAAACCGCCGATACCCTGGCAGCCATGCGCATGGCGAAAAAAGGCGGAGCCCGCATCATCGCGATCACCAACGTAGTCGGCTCCACGCTCGCGCGAGAGGCCGACCTCGTGATGTACACCTGGGCGGGCCCGGAGATCGCGGTCGCCTCGACCAAGGCATTCACCACGCAGCTCATGTGCGTGTATCTGATCGCCATGCAGTTCGGATCGCTCCGGGGAACCATCAGCGAAGACGAACTCACCGGCTACATCGACGCCCTCGAGCAGATACCAGCCCAGGCCGAATCCCTGCTCGCCCACAAGGAAGCGATTCAGCGCTTCGCCAGCCAGCAGTTCAACAAAACCAAGGCCTTCTTCATGGGCCGCCTCTTCGATTACGCGATCAGTCTGGAAAGCGCCCTCAAACTCAAGGAAATCAGCTATACCCACTCCGAGGCCTTCGCGGCAGGAGAGCTGAAACACGGACCGATCGCCCTCGTGGACGAGTCGACCCTGGTCGTCGCTATCTGCACGCAAAGCGCCCTGTTCGACAAGATGGATTCGAACATCAAGGAAGTGAAGGCGCGCGGAGCGACCGTCCTGGTGATCACCTACGAGGGAGAACCCTACTTCGACGGAACCGCGGACGAGATATTCCGCATTCCCCGCACCCTCGATCCGCTGACGCCGATTCTCTCGGTGATCCCGAGCCAGCTGTACGCCTATTACGCCTCGCTGCAGCGCGGACTCGATCCCGACAAGCCGAGGAACCTCGCGAAGAGCGTCACGGTAGAATAACAGAACTGTCAAAACGGAACGCAAAGGGGCGTTCGATATTCACGGAATGAAAATAGCACTTTTGATAATCGATATGCAGAAAGCTTCCTGGTCGGGAACGAGCAGGAAGGAAATGGACAAGGCGGCGGAAACCCTGCGGGGAATCCTCCCCTTTTTCCGGGAACGGAAACTGCCGGTGATCTGGATTCAGGACGTCAGCTCGATGAACAGTCCCGATCATCCGGGAGAAGCCTTCGACCTCATCGACGGCCTTGAGCCGCTCGACCGCGAAACCCGCGTCCGCAAGCGGTATTGGAACGCCTTCAACAAGACGGAACTGAAAGACGTCCTCGAAGCTGAAAAGGTTAAAACCGTTATTCTCGCCGGATACTGCGCGGAGTGCTGCGTGCTTTCCACGTACCGGGGCGCGCTTGATCTGGATCTGGAGCCGATTCTGTTGGAAGGCGCGCTCGCAAGCGAAAATCCGGATAACCGGAGGTTCGTACAACGGATCAGCAAAACGGCATCCCCGGTTATGGTCCGCCGGCTGGCGGGAAGCGCGGCGGAACCGGAAGCAACCCCGGACTGTTGCCCGCGATAAAAAATCGATACAGGATAGACGGCGCGGAAAGAAGGGGGAGCGGAAAAACGTCAAGCGCGCTTTCTATACCTACCGGTAGGTATAGCGAACCGGCAACACTCAAGACGTTCAAACTTTCGTTCCGCGGTACCGCCCGCGCTTGATCTTTTGGAGCGCGGGGGAGACTTCCCCCCGCAAGATTTGATATACTGCGACATGGATCACGACAAAATAGTAGTTTTGGACTTCGGCAGCCAGTACGCCCATCTCATCGCCAAGCGATTGCGCCTGATGGGTTTTTATTCGGAAATCGCCCTGCCCCAGGCGGAAGTCGCCTCTCTCGCGGCGGCGAAGGGAATCGTGTTTTCAGGCGGACCCTCTTCCGTCTACGATGAGCATGTTCCCGAATTTAATTCAGACATATTGAAGCTCGACATCCCTATTCTGGGATTGTGCTACGGCCACCAACTAATGGCGAAGGAATACGGCGCGTCGGTCGGCAAGGCCGAGGTCGGCGAATTCGGCATCGCGCATCTGACAGCTTCGACCGGCGCAGGAAACGCTATTCCCGCGTCTCCCCTTTTCGAGGGAATCGCCCTGCCCTCCCAGGTGTGGATGAGCCATCAGGACGCGGTTCTAAGCCTTCCCGCAGGATTCGAGACGGTCGCCTCGACGAAGGACTGCCCCTATGCGGCGCTGCAGGACCTGAAGAGAAAGCGATTCAGCCTTCAGTGCCATGTGGAAGTGAAGGACACCCCGGAAGGCGACAGGATTCTCGCTAATTTCGCGAACCGCATTTGCGGCATGGAGAAAAACTGGAGCCGCGATCAGGTTCTGGAAACGATAATGACGGAGATCCGCGATGCCGCCGACGGAAGGGGCATCGGAACGAACGGCCGGGAGCGGGACGGCAAAAAGCGCAAGGTGCTGCTCTTCCTCTCCGGCGGAGTGGACTCTACGGTCGCGTTCGCCCTCCTTAACGCGGCGCTCGGCCAGGAGCGCGTACTGGGCCTTCATATCGACAACGGCTTTATGCGCAAGGACGAAAGCAGGATTATCGAGAAGCGCTACAAGGAAGCGGGTTTTACGAATTTCATCGTGGAGGACGCGAGCGAGGCCTTTCTGCAGGCGGTATATAAGGAAGCCGATCCGCAGAAAAAGCGAAAGGCGATCGGAGAAACCTTCATCCGGGTCCGGGATTCGGTCGTGGCGCGGCTCAAGCTCGCCGAGGACGACTGGCTCCTGGGCCAGGGAACGCTGTATCCGGATATCATCGAGTCCGGCGGCACGAAAAACTCCCATGTGATTAAAACGCATCACAACCGCGTCGACGGCATACAGGCCCTGATCGAAAAGGGCTTGATCATCGAACCGCTGAAGGATCTCTATAAGGACGAGGTCAGGATAATCGGCAAACAGGTCGGGCTTTCCGACGAGCTGGTATTCCGCCATCCCTTCCCGGGCCCCGGGCTTTCCATCAATGTGCTGTGCAGCGACGGCGTGTTCGCCGACAGGGCGGAGTTCGAAGCCTCCGGAGAGCGAATCAAAGCGATTTCTATCGAGGGCGCTTTGACCAAAGGACGATTCAGCGGGATTTCCGTTCTTCCCGTCCGATCGGTCGGCGTCCAGGGCGATTTCAGAACCTACCGGTTCCCGGCGGTGCTTTCGTTCGGCGACATCTTCGGCGACTTTCCCTCTTGGGACGAGCTTGAAGAGCTTTCTTCCAAAATCACGAACGCCAGCGCCGACGTGAATCGAACAGTCGTGGAATTGTGGAAACGCCCGGGCGCGGAACCGGCGCTCCGAGAACTTTGGTGCGACAAGCCGAGGCTCGACCAGACGAGGGAGGCCGACGCAATCGTGCTCGACGAGCTGAAGAAGGCCGGCTGGTACAGCGCAATTTTTCAGCATTTGACGATTAATCTCCCGCTCGCCTCGGGACCGGACCGATGCTCCATCGTGCTGCGTCCGGTCGTTTCGGAAGACGTGATGACGGCGCGCTTCGCCCATCTGGACAGGGATCTGCTCAAGCGCATCGTCGAGAGGATCGTGGCGCTCGGATTCGTGGACGCAATCTATTACGATATTACGAACAAGCCGCCGGCCACCTTCGGGTGGGAATAAAAAATGGCGCCTAAAAAGCTGTTCGGCCCCCCGGTCGAACGGCTTTTTTTTGCGCGTTCGCCCCGGTCGAGAAGGCCTGAACGTGATACACTTATTCGACCCCCGGGAAACGGAAATTTTCTCTCCAGTCCGGTAACACTCCTTGAAAGACGATGTGTTATATCCTATGTGCACAGGAACTACAGAAAGAAATGAACGCAACGGGAACGATCACGATCGATGATTTCGGCGAACTATACGGCAAATACGGCCCGATGGTTCTGCGAAGGTGCCGCTTCCTCCTGAAAGACGAGGAACGAGCGCTGGACTGCATGCAGGACACCTTCGTCCGCATCATCGAACGGCGCGAACGGCTTTCCGGC from Teretinema zuelzerae carries:
- a CDS encoding diaminopimelate decarboxylase, which encodes MSEKSFPLTLQDLRGLTAQYPTPFYLYDEKGIREHARRFMNAFSSRFPGFREYFAVKACPNPFIMKILAAEGLGADCSSMPELILAQKSGLTGDQVMFTSNETPESEYVYANLMNAIINLDDITHIDYLDKALGGLPELICFRYNPGPLRDGNALIGKPEEAKYGLTRPQILEAYAEAAKRGAKRFGLHTMVASNELNPDYFVETARMLFELAVEIKEKTGVAVEFINMGGGIGIPYRPGQKAIDYDYVADKMKAAYDAVMKPAGLDPVRICFECGRPFTGPYGWLVTKAIHEKHIYREYIGVDASMADLMRPGMYGAYHHVSVVGKEDAPASKTYDVVGSLCENCDKFAVQRELPEIEKGDFVVIHDAGAHGRAMGFNYNAKLRAGELLLREDGKIIEIRRKEIIDDYFATLDFKKLPGFKA
- the asd gene encoding aspartate-semialdehyde dehydrogenase, with protein sequence MSQKIPVGILGATGAVGQNYIYLLQNHPWFEVSYIAASPRSAGKSYREVVASKWLLGANIPEGVADLIIEDANDASKALGRCRFVFSALELDSKDEIKALENAYAALGIPVVSNASAHRWSEDVPMLIPEINADHISVIDAQRKTHGWDKGFVAVKPNCSLQSYMTPIWALMQAGYEVKRMFVTTMQAVSGAGYPGVPSLDMIDNVVPYIGGEEEKSEKEPLKILGKVENGKIVNFGGLKVSAHCNRVPVINGHTACISLEFGDKKPSLAEVEKIWREFRALPQELDLPFAPRQPIIVRSEANRPQPRRDRDEDKGMAVSVGRLRECPLFDIRFVGLSHNTVRGAAGGGILNAELLKAKGYLA
- the dapA gene encoding 4-hydroxy-tetrahydrodipicolinate synthase; this encodes MMKLRGAFTALVTPMKEDGSVDFEGFRDLVRFQLKSGISGIVPLGTTGETPTLDESEEETLIDIAMEEAKGKVPVIVGAGSNNTRDAVKYVKRAKQKGADYALVVTPYYNKPNDEGIFLHFAACAEVGLPIIVYNIAGRTGKNISTALLARIAELPNIAGVNEASGDINQMMEVIETIARKKPGFSVLSGDDALTLPLAALGGDGVISVVSNIAPAEVTALATAAVNGDMEKARTLHYKLLPAFKAAFVETNPVPIKAVMNMKGLPAGSLRLPLAPLDPANAPKLRAAFQAAGIL
- a CDS encoding YhjD/YihY/BrkB family envelope integrity protein, with amino-acid sequence MKKMLKNPGELFRKIWITSGAFLENDLFTYAAAGACNFILSALPILLMTLAVLLRVFHASPEALLQLVDSVLPQFHVFDYETTVSSILYARTTSWVEIILGLTIFWMARRFFASLQRGLAQIWRKRGKGRPIRENLLIIAGEVLLVVLIVSTAISVTTANAFFRSALSRELINPAAANFLSRLFLYTPLGAIFLFLFLVYDLLPRVRPAHQDAALAAAACTASFWITQTLYSLFIDMTRYNLVYGILSNAIVLVLEVYTFFLLFLYWAQFLYAKQFYESFLVSRICLLPPADETNLFRRIERRIFRRPELFFRKYACEYRAGDAVYSKNDESQGLFYIWKGSILTETKNEISRLGEGSVFGEIESLSGALRISTVRAETDSTVLKIPEDIFLETLEVDGELSRWALFSMTDFLRKKQGKTISMHP
- the glmS gene encoding glutamine--fructose-6-phosphate transaminase (isomerizing), which encodes MCGIVGYIGDEEATPVLINALKKLEYRGYDSAGIAVLGTESLIVRKAKGALKFLEQKIATEIIQGSMGIGHTRWATHGEPSDINSHPHTDVSGKIAVVHNGIIENHAKLRSWLEGHGVVFRSQTDTEVVAHMIDFHYNGNLLEAVQETLKRLEGSYALAVICESDPDRIIAVRKDSPLIIGAGDGENLIASDVPAILEYTRDVYYLDDRELAVLYRDRVEFFDEEGNPRNKELVHVEWDVAAAEKGGYEHFMLKEIHEQPKALTDTLRARVKTYSNKTIHLEEIGFDASWAEASRVVITACGTAWHAGVVGKYAFEHFARIPTDVDIASEYRYRKPIFNPKDIFIIISQSGETADTLAAMRMAKKGGARIIAITNVVGSTLAREADLVMYTWAGPEIAVASTKAFTTQLMCVYLIAMQFGSLRGTISEDELTGYIDALEQIPAQAESLLAHKEAIQRFASQQFNKTKAFFMGRLFDYAISLESALKLKEISYTHSEAFAAGELKHGPIALVDESTLVVAICTQSALFDKMDSNIKEVKARGATVLVITYEGEPYFDGTADEIFRIPRTLDPLTPILSVIPSQLYAYYASLQRGLDPDKPRNLAKSVTVE
- a CDS encoding cysteine hydrolase family protein — protein: MKIALLIIDMQKASWSGTSRKEMDKAAETLRGILPFFRERKLPVIWIQDVSSMNSPDHPGEAFDLIDGLEPLDRETRVRKRYWNAFNKTELKDVLEAEKVKTVILAGYCAECCVLSTYRGALDLDLEPILLEGALASENPDNRRFVQRISKTASPVMVRRLAGSAAEPEATPDCCPR
- the guaA gene encoding glutamine-hydrolyzing GMP synthase, coding for MDHDKIVVLDFGSQYAHLIAKRLRLMGFYSEIALPQAEVASLAAAKGIVFSGGPSSVYDEHVPEFNSDILKLDIPILGLCYGHQLMAKEYGASVGKAEVGEFGIAHLTASTGAGNAIPASPLFEGIALPSQVWMSHQDAVLSLPAGFETVASTKDCPYAALQDLKRKRFSLQCHVEVKDTPEGDRILANFANRICGMEKNWSRDQVLETIMTEIRDAADGRGIGTNGRERDGKKRKVLLFLSGGVDSTVAFALLNAALGQERVLGLHIDNGFMRKDESRIIEKRYKEAGFTNFIVEDASEAFLQAVYKEADPQKKRKAIGETFIRVRDSVVARLKLAEDDWLLGQGTLYPDIIESGGTKNSHVIKTHHNRVDGIQALIEKGLIIEPLKDLYKDEVRIIGKQVGLSDELVFRHPFPGPGLSINVLCSDGVFADRAEFEASGERIKAISIEGALTKGRFSGISVLPVRSVGVQGDFRTYRFPAVLSFGDIFGDFPSWDELEELSSKITNASADVNRTVVELWKRPGAEPALRELWCDKPRLDQTREADAIVLDELKKAGWYSAIFQHLTINLPLASGPDRCSIVLRPVVSEDVMTARFAHLDRDLLKRIVERIVALGFVDAIYYDITNKPPATFGWE